Part of the Vigna angularis cultivar LongXiaoDou No.4 chromosome 1, ASM1680809v1, whole genome shotgun sequence genome, AGCTCGCACGCTCGAACCGTGCGAACCGTCACCTTCCCCTGCGCGCTCCGAGGAAGAATCGCGAAACGTGAGGGTTTGGGCATGGTGGGACTTCAAGAACTGCCACGTGCCCCCGGATTTCGACGCTTCCAAAGTCGCACCGGCAATAATGGAGGCAGTGAGAGCAAACGGAATCAAAGGACCTCTCAACATCACCGCTTTCGGCGACGTTCAACAACTCCGCAGGGCTCATCAGGAAGCACTCGCCTACACCGGCGTTCGCTTCATCCACGTCTCTGACGGTTTTTGTTCCTCCTCGTCCCTCACTATTATTctgtttctctttattttcccGTCTTTTATTTACTATGTCCGGTTGCAGAGGGAAGAAACAGTGCCGACATTCTCGTTGATCTAATGTATTGGGTTTCTCAGAACCCTCCGCCGGCGCACATATTTCTGATATCCGGCGATAGAAACTTCGCTGGCACGTTACACcgcttgagaatgagtaattaCAATATATTGCTCGCTACGCCGGAGAAAACTCCCAGTGTTCTCCACAGTGCTGCCACGATAGCCTGGATGTGGGATTCGTTGCTCAACGGAGAAAATATTACTGGAAAGGTCCTCAACCACCCTCCTGATGGGCCTCTTGGCTCTTGGTATGGAAACTACAAGGAACCGGTGACGGTGGCGGATCTGGCGACGGAGGAACCGGTCACAGTTGCAGCTCTGCAGGCTTCCTCGTTGCCCAATGTGGAGGTCTGCCCTTCTAGGAGCACGGTTCCTAAGTCGGTTTTGAGTAAGATTTGCAATATTTTGAGTTTGCATCCCGAAGGAATGGAGGTTGCTCATCTTTGCGCTGAGTTGATGAAAATTGATGCGTGTTTGGATAAGAATTGGTATGGACATAAAAAGTTTTCCCGCTTTCTGTTGTCGTTGCCACAGGTAGATCTTCGGTCTATTGGTGATGGTTCTCTTCGTGTACATTTGGTTCCTGTGCAATCCATGGAACCATGTAAGATCAGCTCTTTGGAATCAACAGTTTCTGATGCTACGAATGAGGAGAAACGATGTGCAGCGGCACCAAAAGTAAATGGCGAGGGTAAAAGTAAGGTTAGGGATGCTGACAAGAAATTGTCAAATGCTACGAATGAGGAGAAACGATGTGCAGCGGCATCAAAGGTAAATGGCGAGGCTAAAAGTAAGGTTAGGGATGCTGACAGGAAATTGGCAAATGCTACGAATGAGGAGAAACGATGTGCTGCGGCATCAAAGGTAAATGGCGAGGCTAAAAGTAAGGTTAGGGATGCTGACAGGAAATTGGCAAATGCTACGAATGAGGAGAAACGATGTGCAGCGGCATCAAAGGTAAATGGCGAGGCTAAAAGTAAGGTTAGGGATGCTGACAGGAAATTGTCAAATGCTGAAAGGAGTATGTGGGACTATTTAAAATCAGTACAATCGGGGTCTTCAAAAGGGAAACCTGTTGAGGAAAATGAGTTGCGGAAGTCTGCTGTGGCTTGTGACAGGTTTGTGGATGTGGCTAATGCTCCACAGTCAGAAACTGAACTGCCACATGAGGATAGCAAAGATTCCAAAACTAAGATGGATACCCTAAAAAAGAGTTCTAAAAAATTGACTGATATGAACACTGTTAGGTCTAAAGTTGCTGGTATGGAAAAACATACTACTAAAGATAATCTCTCTGCTGGAAATGATCAATCGATGGTGGAAAACAATGTTATGGCTAATTATGAGTCTGGAAATTTTGAAGCAAAGAATGAATGTGAGAATCGAACTAGTAAGGAGGTTGACGAAGTTTTTCCAAGCCTATCTACACCAATTGATTGCTCTGAGGCTGCCCAAAAGCCTGGCGGAAGCGCTGAAACTAATAAAACAAGTCCAACACTGTTTCACTGGATTAAACGGTGGTGGCCATTTgggaaaaacaatgaaaaatatgATGATTTGACGGCTCATCAAAGGGAAGGAGTTAGTCATGTTGAGGATTCCAAGTTATCTGAACTGGAGCAGACTGTTAGTCAATCTGAAGAGGTCAAATCATCTGAACTGGATCACACTGTAACTCAATCTGAAGAGCCCAAGCTACCAGAACCGAATCAGAATGCTGGTCATTCCGGAAAGCCTGAGTTAAAATATGATGATTTGACGGCTCATCAAAGGGAGGGAGTTAGTCATGTTGAGGATTCCAAGTTATCTGAACTGGTGCAAACTGTTAGTCAATCTGAAGAGGTCAAATCATCTGAACTGGATCGCACTGTAAGTCAATCTGAAGAGCCCAAGCTACCAGAACTGAATCAGAATGTTGGTCATTCCGGAAAGCCTGAGTTAATTTCCAGTGCTTCCTTTTGGAATGATATGGAATCTTTTATGTTTGGACCCAAAGGATCACTTCTTTTCTCCCAGTCAAGAAGCAGGTTAGTGTGCAAATTAGTTTTGTACAGATCTTGTAAATTTTCCCGTGTTTTGGATAGTAAAAAACTTTAGGCCACCACGTATTCATTCGTTCCTTGTTCTAGTCTAAATCTCAACTACCAAAGAGAAGAAAACATTATAGCAAACTAATTATATCGCAAAGTCCGTTGAAAGTGTACCTTTGATATATATGTAATCATTGTGTAGCTACTCTGTGAAAGCGTAATTTAATCACTTTCTGCTACGTATGATTTCTGCCAGGGAGGATGTGGCGCAAAGGTTACAAAATGTAGGACCCCTGCTTCTCAGATCACTCCCCAAAAAAGATATCCTTCAATTGGTTGATATGTTAATAGCAGACAAAAAATGGTTGGAGGAAAGGCCGTCCCAAGCATTTCCTTTTAAGCTAACTCAGCCAGTTCATAAGAATTTATCGGTGGACCAATCCCGTGGTGGCAATGGTTTGAGATCTATCTTTCTACGCAGATCATCACAATCTCTAGAACATGATGTGGGGAAACACAATCAGAGTGTTCCTCATACACCAATTTCTGCAGCGGCTGTTGAAACAAAACATTTTGAGAGATCTAGAAATGATATATTGGATGACTGCCAGAAACTTGTTAATGAGATATTAAGGGAACACCCAGAGGGATATAATATTGGTGCTTTCCGAAGACTATTTGTTGATAAGTATGGCTATCATCTTGATTTACAGAAGCTTGGTTATCAAAAATTGGTAGCCTTGCTACAGATAATGCCTGGGGTTAAATTTGAGTCTACTTACATTTATCCTTCTGTTCCTATTGTATGTGATTCTGATTTGGATACTTCTATCCTCAAAACTAAAGCAACCGCTGATAGTCATGCAGTCTCCAACTCAGATAGCGAATTATCTGAGTCAACCCTgaaagatgatgacatggaatCTGAATGGGAGGAGTTGGGTCCTGTTTCTATCAAAAATTTTGACAAGAGTGGTTTGGGTTATGAACTTGTTGTATCAGATGACGATACTTCTGCATCTGAAGGAGACCACTCTTATTTAACTCAATCTGAAGAGCAGAGGAAATCAATTTGTAATGAACGGGACAGTTCGTTTTGGCAAACTATGGATTTGTGGCACAGCTGCAAGGAAGGAGAGAATGGTGTCAAGAAGTCAGATAATGTTGACAGCTTGAGTGTTTCTGTGGctcatattttaaattcatccCCTGACCCAACCATTGGTTCCCCTTCCAAAACATCAAATTACAGAGATAAGCAAAGGTCTCACAAGAACTATTCTTTCGTTGTTGATCAAGTCTTACCTGACAAGGACAAGCTGATTGGTGACTTCAAGAAAACTGATGAGTCAAAGATGCAAAAACAGAGTAGTTCCTGCTGCAAGTAGAACCCGAGTCTTAGACTTCCATAATAAGAAATTTGGGATTCCTGGTCTAAGATTACAGACAGAACGAGATGGTGGTACTATTATTCACGCGAAGGAATTACTGTTTTAGCGGGCCAGGCCCTGACATTTCAATTGAGGAAGATTCAGATGGTTGCTAGCTGCAACTCCAGAAATTCTTCCCATTTTTACATTTACTATATTGCGACTCTTTACAGTTGGAACAGTTGAGTTTTATCTCACTAGATAATAGGAAATTCTTGACTGCTGGAGCATGTGAGTTTTGGTGTTTACGTGCTGTCCTGGCAGGTGATAGTAGTACGGGAACATTCATAACACTCCTTCGAATAAACAGAGCCatcccttttcttttcctccCCATTTGGTTCTTGGGCCATCGGCACTACCGCTGCTATTCACTAGCTAACGATGACCCCGTTTCTAATTATCATGTGTAACCACGGTTAGTCTTTTGTTTTTAACCTAAAAGATCTCGTttagtttaaacattttaatatatgtgAATTTTACAACTTTAACGTTGTATATTAGTTTTCTGGGAATGTTTACTGTTCTCAATGTTGTCATTCATGTGCACACTCTACTGCACATGAATTGGTTTTGTTAAATACTTGAGTTGAATTATGACCTATGTGCAAAAGTctaaaatatactataataacaagattaaattttgataatttgacAAAGTTCATCTctataaacattaaaattctTCAATAATAAGAAGATTCTGTGTATAAATGCTTTTAATCAATTACTTTGATATGTAgaataataatatcttaaaaataaggGAGAGGAGAGGCTCGTAATTATGTGTTAAATATGTAATAGTAGGTTTAAATTAAGTAGGTAATATATTAATCAAGGTGCGTATAAGTAATATTACtcatcattttattaaaaaactattattcaTATTGTTAACTTATATTGATTGATTtaagaaaaacttttttttttcatctaatttGCATTgaccaaatttttttataaagctCAAACCGATTGGTTAGAATAGATGTCTTTTTTGAATATCATTAATCTCATAAAGATTTAATTATatcttatattcatttaactAGTGGCTCTAAAACATTAAGTGTCaggaattaaaatattttacaaaaaaattcttaattaacataatatttgttgaaagaaaatactCAGTTTTTTTCTTAAGAATTTTCTATTGATGTATGTATATGATAATATTAGCAATTTAAAAGTCtaatttaaatcatttacaTCTATATGTGTATATGCATTACgtaaattgataaataaaatatattaaatttatctaataaatactATCacatttatatgatattatcttatttatccaacagattttacttatttaataaGGTTGAAACGTGTTACTTCTTAATGTTATTTAACTTTGATATGTTTCTGGAACAATAATTCTAGATTAAAAAGGTTCAACAAGTTTGTAAGTGAATTTTACAAAGAAT contains:
- the LOC108320919 gene encoding uncharacterized protein LOC108320919, with translation MATVSRLFVIPAARPVLAKTIFFMSSFSARTLEPCEPSPSPARSEEESRNVRVWAWWDFKNCHVPPDFDASKVAPAIMEAVRANGIKGPLNITAFGDVQQLRRAHQEALAYTGVRFIHVSDEGRNSADILVDLMYWVSQNPPPAHIFLISGDRNFAGTLHRLRMSNYNILLATPEKTPSVLHSAATIAWMWDSLLNGENITGKVLNHPPDGPLGSWYGNYKEPVTVADLATEEPVTVAALQASSLPNVEVCPSRSTVPKSVLSKICNILSLHPEGMEVAHLCAELMKIDACLDKNWYGHKKFSRFLLSLPQVDLRSIGDGSLRVHLVPVQSMEPCKISSLESTVSDATNEEKRCAAAPKVNGEGKSKVRDADKKLSNATNEEKRCAAASKVNGEAKSKVRDADRKLANATNEEKRCAAASKVNGEAKSKVRDADRKLANATNEEKRCAAASKVNGEAKSKVRDADRKLSNAERSMWDYLKSVQSGSSKGKPVEENELRKSAVACDRFVDVANAPQSETELPHEDSKDSKTKMDTLKKSSKKLTDMNTVRSKVAGMEKHTTKDNLSAGNDQSMVENNVMANYESGNFEAKNECENRTSKEVDEVFPSLSTPIDCSEAAQKPGGSAETNKTSPTLFHWIKRWWPFGKNNEKYDDLTAHQREGVSHVEDSKLSELEQTVSQSEEVKSSELDHTVTQSEEPKLPEPNQNAGHSGKPELKYDDLTAHQREGVSHVEDSKLSELVQTVSQSEEVKSSELDRTVSQSEEPKLPELNQNVGHSGKPELISSASFWNDMESFMFGPKGSLLFSQSRSREDVAQRLQNVGPLLLRSLPKKDILQLVDMLIADKKWLEERPSQAFPFKLTQPVHKNLSVDQSRGGNGLRSIFLRRSSQSLEHDVGKHNQSVPHTPISAAAVETKHFERSRNDILDDCQKLVNEILREHPEGYNIGAFRRLFVDKYGYHLDLQKLGYQKLVALLQIMPGVKFESTYIYPSVPIVCDSDLDTSILKTKATADSHAVSNSDSELSESTLKDDDMESEWEELGPVSIKNFDKSGLGYELVVSDDDTSASEGDHSYLTQSEEQRKSICNERDSSFWQTMDLWHSCKEGENGVKKSDNVDSLSVSVAHILNSSPDPTIGSPSKTSNYRDKQRSHKNYSFVVDQVLPDKDKLIGDFKKTDESKMQKQSSSCCK